The Cellulomonas sp. S1-8 genome has a window encoding:
- a CDS encoding GyrI-like domain-containing protein — translation METIRTELPTATIAAVRATVPIKKLGGFYDTAYTQVVRAVEREGWTITGPALGWYHGTADESVELAAGFAVEGVAPGTSSQGVDVVEMPGGAALVLIHTGPYEGLHDAWARVEEDRAVLGVDGRGDFWEEYVTDPAPGGDPDANITRLVLPLRPDA, via the coding sequence ATGGAGACCATCCGGACAGAACTGCCCACCGCCACCATCGCTGCGGTGCGGGCAACGGTGCCGATCAAGAAGCTCGGCGGGTTCTACGACACGGCATACACGCAGGTGGTCCGGGCCGTGGAGCGCGAGGGGTGGACGATCACCGGTCCCGCCCTCGGCTGGTACCACGGCACGGCCGACGAGTCCGTCGAGCTCGCGGCGGGGTTCGCGGTCGAGGGTGTCGCGCCGGGGACGTCGTCGCAGGGCGTCGACGTCGTCGAGATGCCGGGAGGGGCGGCCCTCGTGCTCATCCACACCGGCCCGTACGAGGGCCTGCACGACGCGTGGGCTCGCGTCGAGGAGGACCGTGCCGTGCTCGGCGTCGACGGCCGGGGCGACTTCTGGGAGGAGTACGTGACCGACCCGGCGCCCGGCGGCGACCCGGACGCCAACATCACGCGGCTCGTCCTGCCCCTGCGCCCCGACGCCTGA
- a CDS encoding DUF2975 domain-containing protein gives MRHLTVLALRVVIVLALAGSLFVQVFIGPALWVDLEEAPPGVQLPFVLIFVLGLVTLQVCAVCVWRLLTMVRREEVFTPAAFRWVDVIIGAIAAAAVLVFALAVVLAPGEAVAPGIVLMICGAALVLGGIALVVLLLRLLLAQAVERDTEARRLRDELDEVI, from the coding sequence ATGCGCCATCTCACCGTCCTCGCCTTGCGCGTCGTCATCGTGCTCGCGCTCGCGGGGTCCCTGTTCGTCCAGGTCTTCATCGGCCCGGCGCTGTGGGTCGACCTCGAGGAGGCCCCGCCCGGCGTGCAGCTGCCGTTCGTCCTCATCTTCGTGCTGGGACTCGTGACCCTCCAGGTGTGCGCCGTGTGCGTGTGGCGTCTGCTGACGATGGTCCGGCGCGAAGAGGTCTTCACGCCCGCCGCGTTCCGGTGGGTCGACGTGATCATCGGCGCGATCGCCGCCGCGGCGGTCCTCGTGTTCGCGCTGGCCGTCGTGCTGGCGCCGGGGGAGGCCGTCGCGCCCGGGATCGTGCTGATGATCTGCGGGGCCGCCCTCGTGCTCGGCGGCATCGCGCTCGTCGTCCTGCTCCTGCGCCTGCTGCTCGCGCAGGCCGTCGAGCGCGACACCGAGGCCCGGCGCCTGCGCGACGAGCTCGACGAGGTGATCTGA
- a CDS encoding ArgP/LysG family DNA-binding transcriptional regulator, whose amino-acid sequence MSDWDLGQLRALAAVADLGTFDAAARALHVTPSAVSQRIKALEQTAGAVLLRRDRPVRPTAAGEPLVRLARQLDALTTDATRHLTGDAAVPQVTLAVNGDSLTTWVLPALAPLAGRVALHLVREDQDRSADLLRDGSVMGAVTSQAVAVQGCTVEPLGVMRYRPMATPAFAARWFGDAWRDDGVRPAALAVAPVVVFDAADRLQDRWLRRRRVDPARPPRHLVPASADFAAAVRLGFGWGMLPGQQADDDERAGRLVRLTADVVDVPLLWQQWALRTAALDAVAAALRTAATSALLPPP is encoded by the coding sequence ATGAGTGACTGGGACCTCGGGCAGCTGCGCGCGCTCGCCGCCGTCGCCGACCTCGGCACGTTCGACGCCGCCGCGCGCGCCCTGCACGTGACGCCGTCGGCCGTCAGCCAGCGCATCAAGGCCCTCGAGCAGACCGCCGGCGCCGTGCTGCTGCGCCGCGACCGGCCCGTCCGCCCCACCGCCGCGGGCGAACCGCTGGTCCGCCTCGCCCGCCAGCTCGACGCCCTCACCACCGACGCCACCCGCCACCTCACGGGTGACGCCGCCGTCCCGCAGGTCACGCTCGCCGTCAACGGCGACTCCCTGACCACGTGGGTGCTGCCCGCGCTCGCGCCGCTCGCCGGGCGCGTCGCGCTGCACCTGGTGCGCGAGGACCAGGACCGCTCGGCCGACCTGCTGCGCGACGGTTCCGTCATGGGCGCGGTCACGTCGCAGGCCGTCGCGGTGCAGGGCTGCACGGTCGAGCCGCTGGGCGTCATGCGGTACCGGCCCATGGCCACGCCCGCGTTCGCGGCCCGGTGGTTCGGGGACGCGTGGCGCGACGACGGCGTGCGTCCCGCGGCGCTCGCCGTCGCGCCCGTCGTCGTGTTCGACGCCGCCGACCGCCTGCAGGACCGCTGGCTGCGACGACGGCGCGTCGACCCGGCACGTCCACCGCGGCACCTGGTGCCCGCGTCCGCGGACTTCGCGGCGGCGGTGCGCCTCGGGTTCGGCTGGGGCATGCTCCCGGGCCAGCAGGCCGACGACGACGAGCGCGCCGGACGGCTGGTGCGTCTGACCGCCGACGTCGTCGACGTGCCGCTGCTCTGGCAGCAGTGGGCGCTGCGCACGGCCGCGCTGGACGCCGTCGCGGCGGCCCTCCGCACGGCGGCCACCTCGGCCCTCCTCCCGCCACCCTGA
- a CDS encoding TetR/AcrR family transcriptional regulator, which produces MPRITAGSVPEHREAQRRAILDATRELLTARPDVEPTFADVAARAGLSRPSIYHYFPTRDDLFRAVVVEALPRWREAITTATDAQDDPMARVAAYADANLTLVAEGEHAVISALATFSPRAFADPWVAQMHGELVEPLVTALRDAQVEDPEVVAELVNAVVHKAGAMIEAGSDVATVRSAVRGLLVPVTTGTRPPTL; this is translated from the coding sequence GTGCCACGGATCACGGCCGGCTCGGTACCCGAGCACCGCGAGGCGCAGCGGCGCGCGATCCTCGACGCCACACGCGAGCTGCTGACGGCTCGCCCGGACGTCGAGCCGACGTTCGCGGACGTCGCGGCCCGGGCGGGCCTGTCGCGGCCCAGCATCTACCACTACTTCCCGACGCGGGACGACCTGTTCCGGGCCGTCGTGGTGGAGGCGCTGCCGCGCTGGCGGGAGGCGATCACGACGGCGACCGACGCGCAGGACGACCCGATGGCCCGCGTCGCCGCGTACGCCGACGCGAACCTGACGCTCGTCGCCGAGGGCGAGCACGCCGTCATCAGCGCGCTCGCGACGTTCAGCCCGCGCGCGTTCGCCGACCCGTGGGTCGCACAGATGCACGGCGAGCTGGTCGAGCCCCTGGTCACCGCCCTGCGCGACGCGCAGGTCGAGGACCCGGAGGTCGTCGCGGAGCTCGTGAACGCCGTCGTGCACAAGGCGGGCGCGATGATCGAGGCGGGGTCGGACGTGGCGACGGTCCGCAGCGCGGTGCGCGGGCTGCTGGTGCCGGTCACGACGGGTACCCGCCCGCCGACCCTCTGA
- a CDS encoding FAD-binding oxidoreductase produces the protein MPQQTDTVTPLPTRARALADALDGLVPVHLPGTAEHAALAATVNLALARRPALVAAPRTPREVAHVVRAAGEHGVPVAVQGTGHGASAGLDGAVLVSTAALDHLTLLPALGSAHLGAGVRWAQVVAAAAPYGLAPVCGSAPGVGVVGYLTGGGHGPLARTLGVSSDRVTAFDVVTGDGVLRRATPTDEPDLFWGLRGGRGALGVVVAAEIDLVDQPELYAGAVWFADVDRVVQVWARWATRLPAQATTSLAVMRLPALPGVPEALAGRPTVAVRFAWTGDAASGARVLAPLRAAAPVLVDTVDVMPYAAIGTVHGDPDEPMPTHESHLLLEDLGPEPVERLVELVGAGSSCAQVVVEVRHLGGAASRQPAVPDAVPSRAATWSLFTVGLAEPGTADAVAVAADTARIARGLAPWTRPGGFPNFAAGHGRVWAERVYPAPTRSRLAELSRRYDPDGVLLAGHAFRTP, from the coding sequence GTGCCGCAGCAGACCGACACCGTGACGCCCCTGCCGACGCGAGCCCGGGCGCTCGCCGACGCGCTCGACGGGCTGGTGCCGGTGCACCTGCCGGGCACGGCCGAGCACGCGGCCCTGGCCGCGACGGTCAACCTCGCGCTCGCCCGTCGGCCCGCGCTCGTCGCCGCACCGCGCACGCCGCGCGAGGTCGCGCACGTCGTCCGCGCCGCGGGGGAGCACGGGGTGCCCGTCGCCGTGCAGGGCACGGGGCACGGCGCGTCGGCGGGCCTCGACGGCGCCGTCCTGGTCTCGACGGCCGCGCTCGACCACCTCACCCTGCTGCCGGCGCTGGGCAGCGCGCACCTCGGTGCGGGCGTGCGGTGGGCGCAGGTCGTGGCGGCGGCCGCGCCGTACGGGCTCGCCCCGGTGTGCGGGTCGGCGCCGGGCGTCGGCGTCGTCGGCTACCTGACGGGCGGCGGTCACGGGCCCCTCGCGCGCACGCTCGGCGTGTCCTCGGACCGGGTGACGGCCTTCGACGTGGTCACCGGCGACGGGGTGCTGCGGCGCGCGACACCGACCGACGAGCCCGACCTGTTCTGGGGGCTGCGTGGCGGGCGCGGCGCGCTGGGCGTCGTCGTCGCCGCCGAGATCGACCTCGTCGACCAGCCCGAGCTGTACGCGGGCGCCGTGTGGTTCGCCGACGTCGACCGCGTCGTGCAGGTGTGGGCGCGGTGGGCGACCCGGCTGCCGGCGCAGGCCACGACGTCGCTCGCGGTCATGCGCCTGCCCGCGCTGCCCGGGGTCCCCGAGGCGCTCGCGGGCCGGCCGACCGTCGCCGTGCGGTTCGCCTGGACGGGGGACGCGGCGTCGGGGGCGCGAGTGCTCGCCCCGCTGCGGGCGGCGGCACCGGTGCTCGTCGACACCGTCGACGTGATGCCGTACGCGGCGATCGGCACGGTGCACGGCGACCCCGACGAGCCGATGCCGACGCACGAGTCGCACCTGCTGCTCGAGGACCTGGGCCCGGAGCCGGTCGAGCGCCTCGTCGAGCTCGTCGGCGCCGGGTCGTCGTGCGCGCAGGTGGTGGTCGAGGTCCGGCACCTGGGCGGTGCGGCGTCGCGGCAGCCGGCCGTCCCGGACGCGGTGCCGTCGCGTGCGGCGACGTGGTCGCTGTTCACCGTCGGCCTCGCGGAGCCGGGGACGGCCGACGCGGTCGCGGTCGCCGCCGACACCGCCCGGATCGCCCGCGGCCTGGCGCCGTGGACGCGGCCCGGCGGGTTCCCCAACTTCGCGGCCGGCCACGGGCGGGTCTGGGCCGAGCGCGTGTACCCGGCGCCGACGCGGTCACGCCTGGCCGAGCTGTCGCGTCGGTACGACCCGGACGGCGTCCTGCTGGCGGGCCACGCGTTCCGCACCCCCTGA
- a CDS encoding VOC family protein, producing MAHGDITHIDIPVADVHAASRFYGTLFGWDIQEVPGFEGYPMWSAPNKISGGGLAPRSDGFTAPRSYVEVDSIDDVLAQATQLGGEVRLPKSPIDETSWWASFVDPDGNEIGLFEGRVSGEG from the coding sequence ATGGCCCACGGCGACATCACGCACATCGACATCCCCGTCGCGGACGTCCACGCGGCGTCACGGTTCTACGGCACGCTCTTCGGCTGGGACATCCAGGAGGTGCCCGGCTTCGAGGGCTACCCGATGTGGTCGGCCCCGAACAAGATCAGCGGCGGCGGCCTCGCCCCCCGCAGCGACGGCTTCACCGCCCCGCGGAGCTACGTCGAGGTCGACTCGATCGACGACGTCCTGGCGCAGGCGACGCAGCTCGGCGGTGAGGTCCGCCTGCCGAAGAGCCCGATCGACGAGACGAGCTGGTGGGCGTCCTTCGTCGACCCCGACGGCAACGAGATCGGCCTGTTCGAGGGCCGGGTCAGCGGCGAGGGATGA
- a CDS encoding LysE/ArgO family amino acid transporter — protein MWSSAVAGLGFGLALIVAIGAQNAYVLRQGLRREHVGLVVAICAVSDAVLIAVGVAGVGTVIASSRPLTVAMTVLGAVVLLTYGALAARRAIRGDATLVVETPADRTMPPRPALENVTGVPVAAAAHADRNLAPGSRVGTVTGVPVAGGGGAGASSGHPVSLGAVAATALALTWLNPHVYLDTVVLLGSVATGHGDARWWFAAGAALGSVLWFTGLGFGAALLRPVFARPTAWRVLDAVIAAVMVTIATGLVVDLLTS, from the coding sequence ATGTGGTCATCAGCGGTCGCCGGCCTGGGGTTCGGGCTCGCCCTCATCGTCGCGATCGGCGCGCAGAACGCGTACGTCCTGCGCCAGGGGCTGCGACGCGAGCACGTCGGCCTCGTCGTCGCGATCTGCGCGGTGTCCGACGCGGTGCTCATCGCGGTCGGCGTCGCCGGCGTGGGGACGGTGATCGCGTCGAGCCGCCCGCTCACCGTCGCCATGACCGTCCTCGGTGCGGTCGTGCTGCTCACGTACGGCGCGCTCGCGGCCCGTCGCGCGATCCGGGGTGACGCCACCCTCGTCGTCGAGACGCCCGCCGACCGGACCATGCCTCCCCGTCCGGCCCTCGAGAACGTGACCGGTGTACCGGTCGCGGCCGCAGCCCATGCCGACCGGAACCTGGCTCCCGGTTCGAGGGTCGGGACCGTGACCGGTGTTCCGGTCGCGGGGGGTGGGGGCGCCGGGGCGTCGTCCGGGCATCCGGTGTCACTCGGTGCGGTGGCCGCGACGGCGCTCGCGCTGACGTGGCTCAACCCGCACGTGTACCTCGACACCGTCGTGCTGCTGGGATCCGTCGCGACGGGGCACGGGGACGCGCGGTGGTGGTTCGCGGCGGGTGCCGCGCTCGGCAGCGTGCTGTGGTTCACGGGTCTGGGCTTCGGTGCCGCGCTGCTGCGGCCGGTGTTCGCGCGGCCGACGGCCTGGCGCGTCCTCGACGCCGTGATCGCGGCGGTCATGGTGACGATCGCGACCGGGCTCGTTGTGGATCTCCTCACATCGTGA
- a CDS encoding DinB family protein, protein MTETTPPGPPALDTSIHEPALDAGEVDLLLFMLERTRATFAWKVGGLDAEALRRPFPPSQMTLGGLVKHLAFVEEDMVVRWLGVGGYGAPWNATTPDDWPGWDWRSATDDSPADLYGWWQAAVERSRAVWASLTADGGLDEPAGIEWPDGQPNRRRVLVDLNAEYARHLGHADLFREAIDGLVGEDPPQP, encoded by the coding sequence ATGACCGAGACCACCCCACCGGGGCCGCCCGCACTGGACACCTCCATCCACGAGCCCGCGCTGGACGCCGGCGAGGTCGACCTGCTGCTCTTCATGCTCGAGCGGACGCGCGCGACGTTCGCGTGGAAGGTCGGCGGCCTCGACGCCGAGGCGCTGCGCCGCCCGTTCCCGCCGTCGCAGATGACGCTCGGCGGCCTGGTCAAGCACCTGGCCTTCGTCGAGGAGGACATGGTGGTGCGCTGGCTCGGCGTCGGCGGGTACGGCGCACCGTGGAACGCCACGACGCCGGACGACTGGCCCGGCTGGGACTGGCGGTCGGCCACCGACGACTCCCCGGCCGACCTGTACGGGTGGTGGCAGGCGGCCGTCGAGCGGTCCCGCGCCGTGTGGGCGAGCCTGACGGCCGACGGCGGGCTCGACGAGCCGGCGGGCATCGAGTGGCCCGACGGGCAGCCCAACCGGCGCCGCGTCCTCGTCGACCTCAACGCCGAGTACGCCCGCCACCTCGGCCACGCGGACCTGTTCCGCGAGGCGATCGACGGGCTCGTCGGGGAGGACCCGCCGCAGCCGTGA
- a CDS encoding helix-turn-helix domain-containing protein yields the protein MPIVVDVDVMLARRKMSVGTLAERVGITPANLAVLKNGRAKAVRFATLAALCEVLECQPGDLLRWEPDGEADSTDPA from the coding sequence ATGCCCATCGTCGTCGACGTCGACGTCATGCTCGCGCGTCGCAAGATGTCCGTCGGCACGCTCGCCGAGCGCGTCGGCATCACGCCGGCCAACCTCGCCGTCCTCAAGAACGGCCGCGCCAAGGCCGTGCGGTTCGCGACGCTCGCGGCACTGTGCGAGGTGCTCGAGTGCCAGCCGGGGGACCTGCTGCGGTGGGAGCCGGACGGGGAAGCGGACTCGACCGACCCGGCGTAG
- a CDS encoding NADP-dependent oxidoreductase, whose product MRAITYDRYGGSDVLQLTDAPEPKLGPDSVLVRVRAASVNPVDYKLRQGYLDQLLDIEFPAVPGWDVAGVVERTGLDATEYAVGDEVYGYARRDWVHGGTFAELVAAPVRTLARKPASLTFEEAAAVPLAGLTAYQSIERVGVSAGQTVLVHAAAGGVGQFAVQILRARGARVIGTASARNHDHLRGLGAEPVEYGDGLVDRVRALAPQGVDVVLDYGSDDFVATTRAVLADGGTVASIVDVAARDELGGHHVWVRPSTADLDALTGLIDSGAVEVDVAQVFDLADAAAAHDLVAGGHVRGKVVVRV is encoded by the coding sequence ATGCGTGCCATCACCTACGACCGCTACGGCGGCAGCGACGTCCTGCAGCTCACCGACGCACCGGAGCCGAAGCTCGGGCCCGACAGCGTGCTCGTGCGGGTGCGCGCCGCGTCGGTCAACCCCGTGGACTACAAGCTCCGCCAGGGGTACCTCGACCAGCTCCTCGACATCGAGTTCCCGGCCGTTCCCGGCTGGGACGTCGCGGGCGTCGTCGAGCGCACCGGTCTGGACGCCACGGAGTACGCCGTGGGGGACGAGGTCTACGGGTACGCGCGACGTGACTGGGTGCACGGCGGCACGTTCGCCGAGCTCGTCGCGGCGCCCGTCCGCACCCTCGCCCGCAAGCCCGCGTCGCTGACCTTCGAGGAGGCCGCGGCCGTACCGCTGGCAGGGCTGACGGCGTACCAGTCGATCGAGCGCGTGGGCGTGAGCGCCGGCCAGACCGTGCTCGTGCACGCCGCCGCGGGTGGCGTCGGGCAGTTCGCGGTGCAGATCCTGCGGGCCCGTGGAGCACGCGTCATCGGGACCGCGTCGGCCCGCAACCACGACCACCTGCGCGGCCTGGGCGCCGAGCCCGTCGAGTACGGCGACGGGCTGGTCGACCGCGTGCGCGCGCTGGCACCCCAGGGCGTCGACGTCGTCCTCGACTACGGCAGCGACGACTTCGTCGCGACGACCCGTGCCGTGCTGGCCGACGGTGGCACGGTCGCGTCGATCGTCGACGTCGCCGCACGCGACGAGCTCGGGGGGCACCACGTCTGGGTGCGTCCCAGCACCGCGGACCTCGACGCGCTCACCGGCCTGATCGACTCCGGCGCGGTCGAGGTCGACGTCGCGCAGGTGTTCGACCTCGCCGACGCGGCGGCCGCGCACGACCTGGTCGCGGGTGGGCACGTGCGGGGCAAGGTCGTCGTGCGCGTCTGA
- a CDS encoding ABC transporter ATP-binding protein, with amino-acid sequence MTTTTTTRTGLALSNVTLTFGDGDTQVTALDHVDLTVAPGEIVAVVGPSGAGKSSLLAVTGGLTRPTSGSVVVGGTDLAVLSGGALARFRRENLGFVFQSGNLVPALTAIDQLRLVEKITGRRAATPPEQLLAAVGMADRADRRPGKLSGGERQRVGIARALVASPSVLLVDEPTAALDRRRSHEIVELLARQTHEFGVATVMVTHDHDVLEHCDRVLEMVDGRLGTV; translated from the coding sequence ATGACCACCACCACCACGACCCGTACCGGTCTCGCGCTGTCGAACGTCACCCTGACGTTCGGCGACGGCGACACGCAGGTCACCGCCCTGGATCACGTCGACCTCACGGTCGCACCGGGCGAGATCGTCGCCGTCGTCGGACCGTCCGGCGCGGGCAAGTCGAGCCTGCTGGCCGTCACCGGCGGCCTGACCCGACCCACCTCGGGGTCCGTCGTCGTCGGCGGGACCGACCTCGCCGTGCTGTCCGGCGGCGCGCTCGCGCGCTTCCGGCGCGAGAACCTCGGATTCGTCTTCCAGTCCGGCAACCTCGTGCCCGCGCTCACGGCGATCGACCAGCTGCGGCTGGTCGAGAAGATCACCGGCCGCCGCGCCGCGACCCCGCCCGAGCAGCTCCTCGCCGCGGTCGGCATGGCCGATCGCGCGGACCGACGTCCCGGGAAGCTGTCGGGCGGCGAGCGGCAGCGCGTCGGCATCGCGCGGGCGCTCGTCGCGTCACCGTCCGTGCTGCTCGTCGACGAGCCGACCGCGGCGCTCGACCGACGGCGCAGCCACGAGATCGTCGAGCTGCTCGCGCGGCAGACCCACGAGTTCGGGGTCGCTACGGTGATGGTCACCCACGACCATGACGTGCTGGAGCACTGCGACCGCGTGCTCGAGATGGTGGACGGGCGCCTCGGCACCGTCTGA
- a CDS encoding helix-turn-helix transcriptional regulator → MTTHDTSPTSRALLALAELQATPGITAAGLADALGVSERAARRYVAVLREAGIPVTSVRGPYGGYRVGRGVRLPPLVFGADEALGLVMAVLDGHHDVRDRTDPVASALDTLLRALPEPVAAQATAVRRATAAAPDRAAARPDPVVTATLVQACADHRPVRVRYRSESGREWDADVDAWAVVVRHGRWYLVCRRHDGDAVRTYRVDRVLTARTLAGTAAPAPDVDPVALLEEHLAQGWEYDVEVLVQAPLADVARELPGALGRLDALDATTTRLVGSTSDPVWYAQQLAAVPVPFRVVGGPELRACVRDVGARLTAATDPDA, encoded by the coding sequence ATGACGACGCACGACACCAGCCCCACGTCCCGCGCGCTGCTCGCGCTCGCCGAGCTGCAGGCCACCCCGGGGATCACCGCCGCGGGCCTGGCCGACGCCCTCGGGGTGTCCGAGCGCGCGGCGCGTCGCTACGTGGCGGTCCTGCGGGAGGCCGGGATCCCGGTGACGTCGGTGCGCGGCCCGTACGGCGGGTACCGGGTGGGACGCGGCGTGCGGCTGCCGCCCCTGGTGTTCGGTGCCGACGAGGCGCTGGGCCTGGTCATGGCGGTGCTCGACGGCCACCACGACGTGCGCGACCGCACCGACCCCGTCGCGTCCGCGCTCGACACGCTGCTGCGCGCGCTGCCGGAGCCGGTCGCCGCGCAGGCCACGGCCGTGCGCCGCGCCACCGCCGCAGCCCCGGACCGCGCCGCTGCCCGCCCCGACCCCGTCGTGACCGCGACCCTCGTGCAGGCGTGCGCGGACCACCGTCCCGTCCGCGTCCGGTACCGCTCGGAGTCCGGCCGCGAGTGGGACGCGGACGTGGACGCGTGGGCCGTCGTCGTCCGGCACGGCCGCTGGTACCTCGTGTGCCGGCGGCACGACGGCGACGCGGTGCGGACCTACCGGGTCGACCGTGTGCTCACGGCCCGCACCCTGGCGGGCACGGCCGCGCCCGCCCCGGACGTCGACCCCGTCGCCCTGCTCGAGGAGCACCTGGCGCAGGGCTGGGAGTACGACGTCGAGGTGCTGGTGCAGGCCCCGCTCGCGGACGTCGCGCGCGAGCTGCCGGGTGCGCTGGGGCGCCTCGACGCCCTCGACGCGACGACGACGCGCCTGGTCGGCTCCACGAGCGACCCCGTCTGGTACGCGCAGCAGCTCGCCGCCGTGCCCGTGCCGTTCCGGGTCGTCGGCGGCCCGGAGCTGCGGGCGTGCGTCCGCGACGTGGGTGCCCGGCTCACGGCGGCGACGGATCCGGACGCCTGA
- a CDS encoding class I SAM-dependent methyltransferase: MADYTTPLAYQRSTGRFFAVLQRRAAAHASADAPQGGRVLDVGCGPGMLVRTLARRRPDLHVDGLDVTPQMVEHARVVLARAGLADRTAVVVGDAAALPYPDASFDVVTSTMSFHHWSPLGDAVREVLRVLRPTGTAYLYDVGVAPFDGVRAAVAGVPGWTSERVLVRGVVLPSVLYRGVRLRRVTS, from the coding sequence ATGGCCGACTACACGACTCCGCTCGCGTACCAGCGCAGCACGGGCAGGTTCTTCGCCGTCCTGCAGCGGCGGGCGGCTGCGCACGCGTCGGCGGACGCACCGCAGGGCGGTCGCGTGCTGGACGTCGGCTGCGGGCCGGGCATGCTCGTCCGGACGCTCGCGCGTCGACGCCCGGACCTGCACGTCGACGGTCTCGACGTCACACCGCAGATGGTCGAGCACGCGCGCGTCGTCCTCGCGCGCGCCGGCCTGGCGGACCGCACGGCCGTCGTCGTGGGCGACGCGGCCGCGCTGCCCTACCCGGACGCCTCGTTCGACGTCGTGACGTCGACCATGAGCTTCCACCACTGGTCCCCGCTGGGCGACGCGGTCCGCGAGGTGCTGCGCGTGCTGCGGCCGACGGGCACGGCCTACCTGTACGACGTGGGCGTCGCGCCGTTCGACGGTGTCCGCGCGGCCGTCGCGGGCGTGCCCGGGTGGACGTCCGAGCGGGTGCTCGTGCGGGGGGTCGTGCTGCCGTCCGTGCTGTACCGCGGGGTGCGGCTGCGGCGCGTCACGTCGTGA
- a CDS encoding FtsX-like permease family protein: MFLALRELTFARTRFGLMGAVVALIAVLMVLLSGLSSGLVVDGVSGLLRSPLDAVAFEGGTKTDSAFTRSVVTSDARDAWAARDDVADAELLGTAIVNAKNEDGTPVDLTLLGIEPGGFVEPATGEGRALADEGEVVLSVSARDEGVEIGDVLTIDRVGTELEVVGFTQDQRTFGHVDIGFLHLRTWQEIHSATPPGQAAPPEAYDAASVVALRGVDGTPDLAAGDATAGTDGRTIAEAFGSSPGYTAEITTMQLIQGFLYAISALVVGAFFTLWTVQRTRELAVMRAIGASTRFLLVDGLAQAAIMLVASVGLGLGLGLGLGSLLVGTGMPFELEAGPIALGAALLLGLGLVGAAVATARIARVDPLTALGENR, translated from the coding sequence GTGTTCCTCGCCCTGCGCGAGCTCACCTTCGCGCGTACCCGGTTCGGACTCATGGGCGCGGTCGTCGCGCTCATCGCGGTCCTCATGGTCCTGCTGTCCGGCCTGTCGTCCGGCCTCGTCGTCGACGGGGTCTCCGGTCTGCTGCGCAGCCCCCTGGACGCCGTCGCCTTCGAGGGCGGCACCAAGACGGACTCCGCGTTCACCCGCAGCGTCGTCACGTCGGACGCGCGCGACGCCTGGGCCGCTCGCGACGACGTCGCGGACGCCGAGCTGCTCGGCACGGCCATCGTCAACGCGAAGAACGAGGACGGCACGCCGGTCGACCTGACCCTGCTCGGCATCGAGCCCGGCGGGTTCGTCGAGCCCGCCACCGGTGAGGGTCGCGCGCTCGCCGACGAGGGCGAGGTCGTCCTGTCGGTCTCCGCCCGCGACGAGGGCGTCGAGATCGGCGACGTCCTGACGATCGACCGTGTCGGCACGGAGCTCGAGGTCGTGGGGTTCACGCAGGACCAGCGCACGTTCGGGCACGTCGACATCGGCTTCCTGCACCTGCGGACCTGGCAGGAGATCCACTCCGCCACCCCGCCCGGGCAGGCCGCACCCCCCGAGGCGTACGACGCCGCGAGCGTCGTCGCGCTGCGGGGCGTCGACGGCACCCCCGACCTCGCCGCCGGCGACGCGACGGCCGGCACCGACGGCCGCACCATCGCCGAGGCGTTCGGCTCCTCGCCCGGCTACACCGCCGAGATCACGACGATGCAGCTCATCCAGGGGTTCCTCTACGCCATCTCGGCGCTCGTCGTCGGCGCGTTCTTCACGCTGTGGACCGTGCAGCGCACGCGCGAGCTCGCGGTCATGCGGGCCATCGGCGCATCGACCCGGTTCCTGCTGGTCGACGGGCTCGCGCAGGCCGCGATCATGCTCGTCGCGTCCGTCGGCCTCGGTCTGGGCCTCGGCCTGGGGCTGGGCTCGCTGCTCGTCGGGACCGGCATGCCGTTCGAGCTCGAGGCCGGACCCATCGCGCTCGGCGCCGCGCTCCTGCTCGGCCTCGGCCTGGTCGGCGCAGCCGTCGCCACCGCGCGCATCGCCCGTGTCGACCCCCTCACCGCGCTGGGAGAGAACCGATGA